In Victivallis sp. Marseille-Q1083, the genomic stretch GGCGATTTGTTTGATCGCGCTGCAGCGGTCTTCGCCGTCCGGCCCTGGCTGATAACGCGCCGGATCTTCGCCGCCTTCGCCGCAGTTGCTCATCGCGCCGAGGCGGTTCATCGCAACGGCAATCGCTTCATGGGCTTCCGGACTCAGCGAGCCCAGCGACATCGCGCCGGAAACGAAACGGCGGACGATCGCTTCGACGCTTTCGACCTCATCAATCGGTACCGGCCGCGCCGGCGCGAATTCAAACAGGCCGCGCAGCGTGCAAAGGTGGGCCGCCTGTTGATTGATCAATGCGGCATATTCCCGATATTTGGCCGGATCGTTGTTCTGAACCGCCTGGCGGAAGGTCGACAGACTACCCGGCGTCCACAGGTGCTGCTCGCCGTCCTGCCGGTAACGGTATTGTCCGCCGGACGGCAGCAATGCCGACTCCCGGCGGATTTCGGCCAGGCGTTTTTTGATTTCCTGTTCGATAGCCGGCAGGTCGATGCCGCCGATCCGGCTGGCGGTTCCCGGAAAGTAGCGGTCGATGACGCTGCGGTCCAGGCCGACCGCCTCGAACAGTTGGCCGGAGCGGTAACTGCGCAGCGTCGAAATACCCATTTTCGACATCACTTTCAGCAATCCTTTGTCGACGGCATTGATGTAATTGCCGGCGGCGGTCACTGCGTCGGCCGGCACTTCACCGCGCCGGACAAGGTCGCCGACGCTTTCCAGCGCCAGATAAGGATTGATTGCGGTGGCGCCGTAGCCGAGCAGCAGGGCAAAATGCATGATTTCACGAATTTCTCCGGATTCGACGATCAGCCCGGCGTCACAGCGAATGCCGGTTTGGACCAGTGCCCGGTTGACGGCGGCGACCGCCAGCAGCGACGGAATCGGAGCCATCTCGCTGGAAAGCTCGCGGTCGCTGAGAATCAGGATGCGTTTGCCGTTTTTTACCATGGAGATGGCGGCATTGCACAGTTCGTCGAGCGCTTCCGCCAGCGAGTTGGCAAAACCGAGCGGCAGCGTGCCGGACTGAAAGCCGGACTGATGCACCTGGCGCAGCCGGTTGAGTTCGTCGTTGGTCAGCACCGGCCTCGGCAGTTTGATCAATCGGGCGTGTTCCGGTGTTTCGATCATGATGTTGCCCTGGTTGCCGATATAAGTGGTCAGGCTCATGACCAGCTCTTCGCGAATCGGGTCGATCGGCGGATTGGTCACCTGGGCGAACAACTGTTTGAAGTAGTTGAACAGCAGTTGCGGCCGTTCCGACAGGACCGCCAGCGCCGCGTCGTTGCCCATCGAACCGATCGGTTCGCGGCCGTTGGCCGCCATCGGTTTCAGGATCAGTTCGAGATCTTCCCGGCTGTAACCGAACAATTTCTGGCGTTCCAGCAGGTCGGCTTTCGGTTCCGACGGCGTCAAAGTCGAGAACAGCCCGTGCACCGAAATGCGGTTCTCCTCCACCCAGCGGCGGTAGGGACGGCGCCGGGCGACCAGGTTTTTGATTTCGGCATCTCGGATCAGCCGGTGATTTTCCAGATCGCAATAGATGATTTCACCGGGTTTCAGCCGGCCTTTGGCGACCACCCGGGCGGCCGGGAGATCCAGCACGCCGGTTTCCGAGGCGAGGACGAACAGGTTGTCGGCGGTCAGGGTGTAACGGGCCGGACGCAAGCCGTTGCGGTCGAGGATGGCGCCGGCATTGACGCCGTCGGAGAACGCGACGGCGGCCGGACCGTCCCATGGTTCCATCAGGGCGGAATGGTATTCGAAGAAGCTGCGGACGTCACGGCCCATATGGTATTTCTTGCCCCAGGCCTGCGGAATCAGCATCAGCATCGTATGGCAGAGGCTGCGGCCGGAGGCGAGCAGCAGCTCGAACATGTTGTCCAGACTGGCGGAGTCACTCTGGCCGGGAGTGATCAGCGGCAGCAGATCGGCGATGTCGTCGCCGAGCAGATTGCTCTGCAGGTAAGGTTCCCGGGCGGCCAGTTGATTGAGATTGCCGCGCAGCGTGTTGATTTCGCCGTTATGGGCCAGGTAACGGAACGGATGCGCCAGGTTCCAGGTCGGAAAAGTATTGGTGCTGTAACGCTGGTGCACCAGCGCCAGCGGCGATTGAAACAGCTCATCGGCCAGATCGGTATAGAAATGCTCCAATTGGGTGGCCAGCAGCAGGCCTTTGTAGACGATGCTCCGGCTCGAACAACTGCAGATGTAATTGCCGGGCAGTTGTTTTTCGATCAGCCGTCGGATGACGAACAGCTTGCGTTCGAAGACGTCCTGATCCTCGAACGTCTCTCCGCCGATGAACAATTGCCGGATTTCCGGACAGGTTTGCCGGGCGCTCCGGCCGATTGCCGACTTGTCCACCGGTACGGTTCGCCAGCCGATGACCCGGCCGCCTTTGCCGGCGACGATCGCTTCGATTTCCGCCTGGCCGACGCCGCCGAAGATCATCGCCACGCCGTATTGGCCGCGCGGCGGGAGCTGCGGAATTTCGCGGCGGAAAAATTGATCCGGCAGCGCCAGCAGCAATCCGGCGCCGTCACCGGTTTCCGGGTCGCAGCCGGCCGCCCCCCGGTGCATCAGGTTCTTGAGCACCGTCAAGCCGTGGAGGACGATTTGATGGCTGGGAATATTGTTCAGATCGGCTACCAGGCCGACGCCACAGGCATCATGTTCGTTTTCCGAATGATACAATCCGTAGGTCTGGACCGGGTAGCCGCCTTGCTGTCGAACCGCATTATTTTCCATAGATATCAGCTCCTGAATTGGGTTGTTTCCACATTTTTGTAATAATGTAGCAAAAATCATGCCAACTGGTATGCTGGTGGGAAATGGCGGCAAACGGCTGATTTGTTTTACAAAAACGTAAAAGACGGTTGCCTGGTTTTTACAAAAATGTCGAACCGGAACGGCGGCTTTTGCCATTTTGCCGTTCAAAAAATGGGGAAAAAAGTTGGCATGCCGTCTGCTATATTCTCTGTCAACAATATCATTTCACAGATGCCCAAGCAAAAAGCAAGGAGTGAAAAATGAGCATGACCGATCGAAATGTTGCCGTCAACACCATTGCCGCCCTCGATCCGATGCCGGCGCGGGAAGTCGCCGCACCGGTGACGCTCGATTATTATGGCGAGGATGTCTTCAACACCGCGGCGATCAACAAGTACCTGCCGCGCCATGCCGCCGAAAAGCTGCTGGATACGATCAACAACAACGCCTCGCTCGATCCGGCGATCGCTGCCGATGTCGCCCACGGCATGAAAGAGTGGGCATTGAGTCGCGGCGCGACGCATTATACCCACTGGTTTCTGCCGCTGACCGGTTCCA encodes the following:
- the gltB gene encoding glutamate synthase large subunit, whose translation is MENNAVRQQGGYPVQTYGLYHSENEHDACGVGLVADLNNIPSHQIVLHGLTVLKNLMHRGAAGCDPETGDGAGLLLALPDQFFRREIPQLPPRGQYGVAMIFGGVGQAEIEAIVAGKGGRVIGWRTVPVDKSAIGRSARQTCPEIRQLFIGGETFEDQDVFERKLFVIRRLIEKQLPGNYICSCSSRSIVYKGLLLATQLEHFYTDLADELFQSPLALVHQRYSTNTFPTWNLAHPFRYLAHNGEINTLRGNLNQLAAREPYLQSNLLGDDIADLLPLITPGQSDSASLDNMFELLLASGRSLCHTMLMLIPQAWGKKYHMGRDVRSFFEYHSALMEPWDGPAAVAFSDGVNAGAILDRNGLRPARYTLTADNLFVLASETGVLDLPAARVVAKGRLKPGEIIYCDLENHRLIRDAEIKNLVARRRPYRRWVEENRISVHGLFSTLTPSEPKADLLERQKLFGYSREDLELILKPMAANGREPIGSMGNDAALAVLSERPQLLFNYFKQLFAQVTNPPIDPIREELVMSLTTYIGNQGNIMIETPEHARLIKLPRPVLTNDELNRLRQVHQSGFQSGTLPLGFANSLAEALDELCNAAISMVKNGKRILILSDRELSSEMAPIPSLLAVAAVNRALVQTGIRCDAGLIVESGEIREIMHFALLLGYGATAINPYLALESVGDLVRRGEVPADAVTAAGNYINAVDKGLLKVMSKMGISTLRSYRSGQLFEAVGLDRSVIDRYFPGTASRIGGIDLPAIEQEIKKRLAEIRRESALLPSGGQYRYRQDGEQHLWTPGSLSTFRQAVQNNDPAKYREYAALINQQAAHLCTLRGLFEFAPARPVPIDEVESVEAIVRRFVSGAMSLGSLSPEAHEAIAVAMNRLGAMSNCGEGGEDPARYQPGPDGEDRCSAIKQIASGRFGVTIDYLRHAKELQIKMAQGAKPGEGGQLPGHKVDEFIARIRHSMPQVSLISPPPHHDIYSIEDLAQLIYDLRNANPQARVSVKLVSEVGVGTVAAGVAKAHADVVLISGHDGGTGASPLTSIKHAGLPWELGLAEAQQTLVLNQLRDRVKLQVDGQLKTGRDVVIAALLGAEEFGFATTILVCLGCVMMRKCHENSCPVGVATQDPALRKCFKGKPEYIENFLRLLAQEVREYLAQLGLRSLSEAVGRSDLLLVNQAIDFYKTRNLDFSGLLTPAAGGEIRYQPTTREPLVNFDRTELLGALQPALTAGQRQELARTLHNINRTVGTELSGEVDSRYGAAGLPEDSIKVHFSGCAGQSFGAFLAPGITFELSGEANDFVGKGLSGGKIIIRPPADAAFPAAGNVIAGNVIGYGGTSGTILLAGQAGERFAIRNSGMTMVVEGIGDHGCEYMTGGRVVVLGPTGVNFAAGMTGGLAYVLDETNDFDLRCNPETVDLETIEPHSEDEQELLRLLRLHQQATGSRKAAEILEDFENRRNQFVKVFPVEYRLALAQRNNR